The stretch of DNA CCACCTCGAGCGGTCGGGTCGGCGTCGACGGGTGCACAGGCTGCGCGGGCTGCTCGGTCGGCACCGTCCGACCCTATGCCGCCGCGCTCGTGTTACGGCTGCGTGAACCCTCTCGGACACCCACGGGACGGTGCGCACACTTCTGCCACACTTCGCCCATGGCATCCCCCCGTACCACCGACGAGGCGCCGACGCGTAGCGAGAAGCCCCTCAACCCCCTCGACCGCTTCTTCCACATCACGGAGCGCGGCTCGACCATCGGCACCGAGATCCGCGGCGGTCTGGTGACCTTCTTCACGATGGCCTACATCATCGTGCTCAACCCGATCATCCTCGGTGGCAAGGACGCCACGGGTCAGGCACTGGCCGCTCCGGCCACCATCGCGGCGACGACGGCGCTGATCGCCGGCGTCATGACCATCCTCATGGGCGTGTGGGCCAACTTCCCGCTGGCCCTGGCCACCGGTCTCGGCATCAACGCGGTGGTGGCCTTCTCCATCGCCGTGCTGCCGAAGATGGCCTGGCAGGACGCGATGGGCATCGTGGTCCTCGAGGGCATCATCATCACGGTCCTGGTGCTCACCGGGTTCCGGCAGGCGGTGTTCAACGCGGTGCCGACGTGGCTGAAGACGGCCATCAGCGTGGGCATCGGCCTGTTCATCGCCTTCATCGGCGTCGTGGACTCCGGCTTCGTCCGCGTCCCGCCGGGCGCGGCCACCCCCGTGGAGCTCGGCCAGTTCGGCTCGCTGTCCACGTGGCCGGTCCTGGTCTTCGTCATCGGCCTGGTGCTGATGGTCATCCTGCTGGTGAAGAAGGTCCGCGGGGCGATCCTCATCTCCATCCTCAGCACCACGGTCCTCGGCATCGTCGTCGAGGCCGTCGCCAAGCTCGGCTTCGGCACCGACAAGAACCCGGGCGGCTGGAAGTCGACGGTCCCGTCGTTCCCCAAGACGATCGTCGACGCGCCCAACTTCTCGCTGCTGGGCCACTTCTCGCTGTTCGGCGCGTTCTCCAAGATCGGCGCGATCACGGCGATCGTCCTGGTGTTCTCCCTGCTGCTGTCGGACTTCTTCGACACGATGGGCACGATGGTGGCCATCGGCGCGGAGGCCGGCCTGAACGACGAGAACGGCAACCCGCCGAAGACCCGCGAGATCCTGATCGTCGACTCCCTCGCCGCCGTCGCCGGTGGCATGGGCGGTGTCTCGAGCAACACCGCGTACATCGAGTCGGCGTCCGGCGTCGGCGACGGTGCGCGCACCGGCCTGGCGTCGATCGTCACCGGCATCGCGTTCCTGCTGTCGACGTTCCTCGCGCCGCTGGTGGCCGTGATCCCGTCGGAGGCCGCCGCGCCTGCGCTCGTCGTCGTCGGCTTCCTCATGGTGACGCAGGTGCTCGACATCGACTGGAAGTCCTTCGAGATCGCCATCCCGGCGTTCTTCACGATGATCCTGATGCCGTTCACCTACTCGATCACCGCGGGCATCGGCGCGGGCGTGATCATGTACGTGATCCTGCAGGCGGTGGTGGGCAAGGCCCGCAAGATCCACCCGCTGATGTGGCTGATCACGGTGCTGTTCGTCCTGTACTTCATCCGCGGGCCGCTCCAGACCTGGATCGGCTGACCGCACCCGCTCCACCCACGGGCCGGACTCCCTCGAGGGGGTCCGGCCCGTGGCGTCTCGCCGTCCGGGTGCCGTGGTGCCGCCGGGTCGGGCCGCCCCGTCGTGCCACCGCGCGCCGGGGCGTTTCGCCCGCTTTCTCGCGATGCCGTCGACAGCCCGCTGGTTAGGGTGAGGAGCCCCTGACGAGCAAGGAGACCGGCGTGCGCATCAGTGTCATCGGCTGCGGCTACCTGGGCGCGGTGCACGCCGCGTGCATGACCGTGCTCGGCCACGAGGTGGTGGGCATCGACGTCGACGAGGCCAAGGTCGAGGCGCTGCGGGCCGGTCGCGCGCCCTTCTTCGAGCCCGGTCTGCCCGAGCTGCTCGCGCAGGCGGAGGCCACGGGCAGGCTGACGTTCAGCACGTCGATGTCCGACGCGTCCGGCGCCGACGTGCACTTCATCTGTGTGGGCACGCCGCAGATGCACGGCGAGTTCCGGGCCGACCTCACCTACGTCGACACCGCCGTCACCGCGCTGGCCCCGTACCTGCGGGCGGGCGACGTGGTGGCCGGCAAGTCCACGGTCCCCGTCGGGACCGCGGAGCGGGTGGCCCGCGTGCTGGCGCCGTCCGGCGCCGTGCTCGTCTGGAACCCGGAGTTCCTGCGGGAGGGTTTCGCGGTCCAGGACACGCTGCACCCGGACCGCCTGGTCTACGGTCTGCCGACGGACGACGAGGGCGTCGCGACCGCCGCGGGGGAGAAGGCGCGCGCGGCGCTCGACGAGGTCTACGCGAAGCCCCTGGCGGACGGCACCCCGCTGGTGGTGACCGACCTGGCCACCGCCCAGCTGGTCAAGGTGGCGGCCAACTCGTTCCTCGCCACCAAGATCAGCTTCATCAACGCGATGGCCGAGCTGTGCGAGGCGACGGGTGCCGACGTCACCCGGCTGGCCGACGCGATCGGCTACGACCCCCGGATCGGCCGGAAGTTCCTCAACGCCGGGCTCGGCTTCGGCGGGGGCTGCCTTCCCAAGGACATCCGCGCCTTCATGGCGCGGGCCGGCGAGCTGGGCGTGTCCGACGCGCTGGGCTTCCTCCGCGAGATCGACTCGATCAACATGCGCCGCCGGGTGCGCGTGGTGGACCTGGCCCGCGAGGTCTGCCACGGCTCGATCGTCGGCCGCACCGTCGCGGTGCTGGGCGCCGCGTTCAAGCCCGACTCCGACGACGTGCGGGACTCCCCGGCCCTGAGCGTCGCGGCGCAGATGCAGCTGCAGGGTGCGCACGTCACCGTCACCGACCCGCAGGCCATCGAGAACGCCCGGGCCAAGTGGCCGGACCTGCGGTTCGCCGCCGACCCGCTCGAGGCGGCCGCCGAGGCCGACGTGGTGCTGCTGGCGACGGAGTGGGCGGAGTACCGCGACCTCGACCCGGACGAGCTCGGTGCCGTGGTCGCGCACAAGCGGATCCTCGACGGGCGCAACGTGCTGGATCCCGCGCGGTGGCGCGCGGCGGGCTGGACCTACCGGGCGCTCGGCAGGCCCTGAACGGCCGCTGCTCAGCCCCCGCCGAGCAGCAGCTGGACGCAGAGCATCTGGTCGCCGTCGTGCGTGCAGGCGACGGCGGTCCCCGTGATCGCGCGGTCGAGGATGTCCGCACGCTGCCGCGTGGACGCCATCCAGGTCGTCACCACGGCGACCGGGCGCTCGGCGGCGCGGCTGAGGTTCTCCCGCACGACGACCGCCTGCGGGCAGGCCTGCCGCACGTCGTCGAGCGGCGCGTGCTCCAGCCGCTGCCCGATCAGCAGGTCGGCGCGCTGCCCGGCTGCAGCCCGGGCGCACGTGGCGTCGGCGAGCGGCGCCATGCCGGCGTGCCGGCGCTGCTCGTCCACCGCGGCGCGGAGCTGGGCGGCGTAGGCGTCGGGGTCGGTGGACGCCTGGGACAGCGGCGTCCTGGTCCACGGCAGCGCGGCGTCCCCGGCGGGATGTGCCAGCACCCAGCCGACCAGCACGAGCGCGCCGGCCACCGCCAGGGCGATCGTGAGCGTCGTCGCTCCGCGGACGCGACGCAGCGCCGGGGGAGGGGCGGCCACGCGGTCAGCGTACGCAGCGCCTCGCGGGCTGCGTGCCGACCGAAAAGTCGTTCGCACAGGTAATGAGATAGACTAACGACCATGCCCCCCGCCGTGACCGCGCCGAGCCTCGCCGCGGACCTGCGCGTGGCGCTGAGCCGGGCCAACCGCCGGGTGCGCGCCGAGCGCGGCTCCGCCGGCCTGTCCGACCCGCAGTTCTCCGTGCTGGCCCTGCTGACCCGCAACGGCCCCATGACGCCCGGTCAGCTGGCCGACGCCGACCGGGTCCAGCCGCCGACCATGACGCGCACGGTGAACTGCCTGGTCGACCTGGGTCTGGTCAGCAAGGGGGAGAACCCCGCGGACGGCCGCCAGGTGGTCGTCTCCCTGACGGAGCAGGGGGTCGCCGAGGTGCGGGAGACGCGGCGGCGGCGCAACGCCTGGCTCGCCCAGCGCCTGGCGGGCCTGACCGCCGAGGAGCGGGCCGTGCTGTCCCGTGCCGCCGAGCTGCTGAGGGGGATCGCCGAGCAGTGAGCGCCACGTTCTCCTCCCTCCGCTTCCGCAACTACCGGCTGTGGTTCGGCGGCGCCCTCGTCGCCAACATCGGCACCTGGATGCAGCGCGTCGCGCAGGACTGGCTGGTGCTGACCCAGCTCTCCCACGACTCAGGCGTGGCCGTCGGCGTGGTCACCGCGCTGCAGTTCGCGCCGATCCTGGCACTGTCGGCGTGGGCCGGCGTGCTGGCCGACCGGGTGGACCGTCGCAAGCTGCTGATGCTGACCCAGGGCCTGATGGGTGTGCTCGCGGCCGGGCTCGGCGCGCTGGTGCTGAGCGGGCACGCGCAGCTGTGGCACGTGTACCTGTTCGCCCTGGCGCTCGGTGCCGTCTCGGCCGTCGACGCACCCGTCCGGCAGACGTTCGTCGCCGAGCTGGTGCCGCCGGACAAGCTGTCCAACGCCGTCGGCCTGAACAGCGCGTCCTTCAACGCCGCCCGCCTGATCGGCCCCGGCCTCGCCGGGCTGCTGATCGCGGCGGTCGGCACCGGCTGGGTGTTCGGAATCAACGCGATCTCGTTCGCCGGCACCATCTTCGCGCTGGTCTGGATGCACCCCGGCGAGCTGCACCGGATGCCGCTGGCGCCTCGCGCCAAGGGTCAGATCCGCGAGGGCCTGGCCTACGTGCGCCACCGCACGGACATCATGCTGATCATGGTGGTGATGAGCGTCGTCTCGACGTTCGGCCTCAACTTCCAGCTGACCAGCGCCATGATGGCCCGCACCGTCTTCCACAAGGGTGCAGGCCAGTACGGCATCCTCGGCTCGATCCTGGCGATCGGTTCCCTGGCCGGTGCGCTGCTCGCCGCGCGCCGCGAGCGGCCCCGCGTGCGGCTGGTGATCGGCGCGGCGTTCGCCTTCGGAGTGGCTGCCGGCGTGCTGGCCCTGATGCCGACGTACCCGTCGTTCGCGATCGCCTGCATCCCCGTCGGCCTCGCGTCGCTCACGATGATGACGGCGGCCAACGCGACCATCCAGATGAGCACCGACCCCGCGGTCCGTGGCCGCGTGATGTCCCTCTACATGATGGTGTTCATGGGCGCGACGCCCATCGGCTCGCCGGTGGTCGGCTGGATCGGCCAGCAGTTCGGCGCCCGCTGGTCCATCGGCATCGGCTCCATCACGGCGCTCCTCGTCTCGACGGGCGCCGCGATCTGGGCGGCTCGGGCGTGGCGGGTGCAGGTGCGGCTTCGGACGCGCGGTCGGCCGTACCTGGTGGTCCGCCACCTCGAGGCGCCGACGGAGGCCGCGACCGAGGTGGTCCGCACCGCGGCGTAGCGCCGCGTCCGGGAGGCGGCCTGAGCCGTCCGTCGGCGTACGACGTGGCACACGGGTGAACCGCCCGCCCCACCGGGGTGAACTCGACGACCGCCCGGCGGTCCCCGGTGTCCGATATGTCACGATCACGGGATGCAGGACGACCAGCCGACGGCAGCCCGCTCGCCGTGGCCGCGTCGTCTGCTGCTCACCGGCCTCGGCGTCGCCGTCGTGCTGGTCCTCGCCGCCGGCTGGCTCGCGCTGCGGGTCTACCAGGCCGGCACGGCGCTCGCGGAGGCGCAGCGCGCGCTGCCCTCGGGCGCCGCGAGCCTCAGCGCCACCGACGTGTCGGCGGTGAGCACGGCGCTGCCGCACGTCCGCAGCGACCTGGCCAGGGCGCGGTCGGCCGCCTCGGACCCGGTGTGGCGCGTCGCCGAGCACCTGCCCTGGGCGGGTGCGCAGCTGAACGCGGTCCGGGTCGTCACCGTCGCGCTCGACGACGTGGTGAGCTCCGCCGGTCCGGTGCTCGACCGGGCCCAGGGCGTCCTCGCGGCGCGGGACACGCTGCTGAGCAACGGCCGCGTCAACCTGGCACCGTTCACCGATGTCGAGCCGGAGCTGACGCGGGCCGCCCAGGTGTCCACCGCCGCCGCCGCGCGGGTCCAGGCGATCGACACCCGCCGCCTCGTGCACCGCCTGGCGGGGCCGGTGGGCACCGTGCAGCAGCTGCTGCCCAAGCTGGCGTCGGCGCTGGACACCGGTTCGCAGCTCGCCGCGCTGGTGCCACCGATGCTCGGTGCCGACGGACCACGCACGTACCTCGTCGTCGCACTGAACTCGGCCGAGCTGCGCAGCGCCGGCGGCATCGTCGGCGCCGTCGCGGCGGTGCAGGTGGACCACGGCGTCGTCCGCCTGGTCGACCACCGGTCCACGGCCGACTTCACCGAGCTCGCCCAGCCGGTGCTGCCGCTCACCGACGCCGAGCTCGCGATCGACACCGACCGCCTCGGCCGCTGGGTGCAGGACTCGGTGCTGACGCCGGACTTCCCCCGCTCCGCGCAGCTGATCGCCGCCCACTGGGCCAAGGACGTCGGCGGCACGGTCGACGGCGTGATCGCCACCGACCCGATCGCGGTGTCCTACCTGCTCGGCGCCGTCGGCGGCGTGCAGACGTCCAGCGGCACGCTCGACCAGCAGTCGGCGGTGCCGTCCCTGCTGCGCGACCCGTACGTGGGCGGCCTCGCGGCGAAGGCGGCGGACCAGTACTTCGCCCAGGCGGCGACGGCCATCTTCGGCGCGGTCGTCAGCGGCAAGGGCGACCCCGGGCGGCTGGTCGACGCGATGGCGAAGGCCGCGTCGGACGGCCGCGTCCGCGTGTGGTCCGCGCACCCCGAGGAGGAGCAGCGGCTGTCCGTCCGCACCCTCGGCGGCGCGTTCCTCAGCGGGCCGTACGCCGACGCGACGGGCGTGTTCCTCGACGACGGCACCGGTGGGAAGCTCGACTACTACCTCCGCACCGCCGTCACGGTGGAGAACCTGCGCTGCACCGGTCCCACGCCGACCGCGGACGTGCGCCTGGACCTGACCTACAGCCCGCCGGCGGACGTGGCGTCGTGGCCACGGGAGACCGCCGGTCGGGCCACCGGGTTCGCCCCGGGGTCGCTGGTCACGGACCTGACGGTGTACGCCGCCCAGGGTGCGGCGCTGCCGTCGCTGCGCCTGGGCGACGACGCCGTCGTGTCCGGCCTCGCCGCGCAGCAGGCGGGCCGGCAGGTGCAGGTCGTCTCGAGCGTCCTGGCACCCGGGCAGAGCGCGACCTACCGGGTCCAGGTTCCGGTGCGGCACGGTGCGGTGCAGGTCTGGGCGACGCCCACGGTGGCGTCGGGTGGCCTCGTCACCGCCACCTGCCCGTCCTGAACCCGGTCCGACTAGCACAAATCACCCGGTCAAGGGCCCGATTGCACCCGCACGAACCGTGTCCGTTGCGCGAAGATTGTCCGGTTGGTACCCATTGTCGAGCCAGGGCGGCACACCATGACCACGCACGCGCGACGCGGACTGATCGTCATCATGGCGCTCCTCGTCGGTCTGTTCGTCGCCGGACCGGCGGGAGCGAGCACCCTGCCCACCGAGCCGGGGCCGTCGGGGACTCCGTGCCCGACGGACCGTCCTGGCTACGCCGCTCCCGGCGTCTGCCAGCTCACCGCGCACGTCAACCCCGTCTGCGTGAACGACGTGCCGCTGCTGAAGTACTCGCTCGAGGAGATGGGCACCACCCTCACCACGGCGACGATCACCTGGGTGCACCCCGGCGGCACGGACGTGGTGCTCACCGACCAGCCGCTCAACGGCACGCTCCTGTGGCCGGGCGCCGTCCTGGACAACAAGGGCACGATCGTCGACTGGCCCGGCTGGACGCAGCAGTCCGACGGCAGCTGGACCCGCGGTGACGCCTTCGACTGGGCCCGGCAGCCCGTCGAGGTGCGTTTCGAGGTCAACCCGTCCACCGTCGCGACGGTGAGCTACCCGGCCGTCGCCGGCGCGTGCGACCCGGTGAACTCGGCGGTCCTCGCGGCGGACGACGTCACACCGACCTCGTCCGTGCGGTCGGCCGTGCTGGCCGCCACCGGTTCCGACGTGGCGCCGTACGCCTTCGGCGGTGCCGGGCTGGTGCTGCTCGGCACGCTGCTGCTGGTGATCCGGGCGGCCATGCACCGCCAGGCGCGTCAGACGAGGCGCTCGACCACGTAGTCGATGCAGGCGGTGAGGGCCAGCACGTCGTCGGGCTCCACCGCCGGGAACATGCCGATCCGCAGCTGGTTGCGACCTAGGCGGCGGTAGGGCTCGGTGTCCACGATGCCGTGGGCACGGAGCACCGCCGCCACCGTGTCCGCCTGCACGTCCTCCGCGAGGTCCACCGTGCCGACCACGGTGGACCTCGCGGCTGCGTCGGCGACGAACGGGCTCGCCCAGTCTCGCGACTCCGCCCACGAGTACAGGTGCCCGGCGGACGTGGCGCTGCGTGCCGCGGCCCACTCCAGACCCCCCTGCTCGAGCATCCAGTCCAGCTGCTCGGCGAGCAGCACCAGCGTCGCCACGGCGGGGGTGTTCAGGGTCTGGTCCAGCCGGGAGTTGGTCACCGCGGCGCTGAAGGAGAGGAACTCGGGGATCCAGCGGTCGCCGGTCTCGATCCGGGCGGAGCGCTCGACGGCGGCGGTCGAGACGAGGGCCAACCAGAGGCCGCCGTCGGAGGCGAACACCTTCTGCGGCGCGAAGTAGTAGACGTCCGTCTGCCGCACGTCCACCGGCAGCGCGCCGGCGCCGGACGTCGCGTCGACGAGGACCAGGGCACCCTGCTCGCGCGAGCCGGCCACCCGGCGCACCGGCGCCATCGCACCGGTGGAGGTCTCGTTGTGCGGCCACGCGTACACGTCGACGCCGTCGACGTGCTCCGGCACCACCATCGAACCGGGCTCGGCCGTCACCACGTGCGGCTCGGCCAGGAACGGGGCGCGGGACGTCGAGGTGACGAACTTGGCGCCGAACTCGCCGAACGAGGCGTGCGCCGCGCGGTGGTCGACCAGGCAGGCCGTCGCCATCGCCCAGAACGCGTTGGTGCCGCCGTTGCCGAGCACCACCTCGTACCCGTCGGGCGCGTCGAACAGCGCGGTCAGCCCCGCGCGCACCCGGCCGACGAGCGCTCGGACCGGCTTCTGCCGGTGCGACGTGCCGAGCAGCGAGCCGCCCACCGCGGCGAGCGCGGCCACCTGCTCGGGCCGGACCTTGGACGGGCCGCAGCCGAACCGTCCGTCCCGGGGCAGCAGGTCGGCAGGGATGTGCAGGTCGGGAGCCGTGGCCACGACGCCGAGGATAGGCGGTCGGCCCCGCGGCTCGTCGGTGTGACCAACTACCCTGGTCACGCGGGCGCGCGGCCCGACGATGCATGGGGAGGCGTGCCGTGACCGACCTGATCGACACCACCGAGATGTACCTCAAGACCATCTACGAGCTGGTCGAGGAGGGCATCCCGCCGTTGCGCGCCCGGATCGCCGAGCGGCTCGGGCACTCCGGCCCCACCGTCTCGCAGACCGTGGCGCGGATGGAGCGGGACGGTCTGGTGGTGCTCAGCGGGGACCGGCACCTCGAGCTCACCCCGCAGGGGATGGCACGAGCCACCCGCGTGATGCGCAAGCACCGGCTCGCCGAGCGGCTGCTGACGGATGTGATCGGCCTGGACTGGCCGCACGTCCACGAGGAGGCGTGCCGCTGGGAGCACGTGATGAGCGAGCAGGTGGAGCGGCGGCTGGCCGCGCTGCTGGAGCACCCGCGGTTCGACCCCTACGGCAACCCGATCCCCGGGCTGGACGAGCTCGGGGAGCGGCCCACCGGCGTGGGGTTCCTGGACGACGTCGCGCCTCTCGCGGGCGAGGGCGTCCCCACGGCGGCCGCCCAGGTGGTGGTCGCCCGGATCGCCGAGCCCCTGCAGGTGGACACCGAGCTGCTCGCGCGGCTCTCGGACGCCGGTGTGACACCCGGCGCACGGGTGGACGTGGAACGCGGCGAGGGCGTGGTGACGGTGGGCGTGCCGGGGTCGGGTGTGGTGCTGGACCTGCCCGACGACGTGGCCCGACACATCTTCGTGTCCGTGTCCTGAACCACACGGTCGCGCCCGGACTGAGTGACGGGTGCGCTGTGGGCCCGCTCGGCTTCCGCTGTGGGCCGCCTCTGACCTGCGGCGATGCGCTGGGCCGAACGGGTGAGGGCATGACCTTCGTCCCGTGCGCCTCCGGCGTCCCGGTCGCTCGTCCGACTTCTTCACGACATCGTCGTGACCGGAGCGTGACAATCGCCGGAACCGTCGGGTACGTTCGTCCTGCTTCACGGAACCCTCCTCCGAGAAGCCCTCGAGCGGAACGCCGAACCCTGCCGCCGATCGAGGTTCCGTACTACTCGCCGGCAGGGGCGGGGGACCCAAATCGTGGGCACCGGTGACGGTGTCCTTGGGGTGAAGCCGGGCGGACGGTCCTCGGATCGTGCGCCCGACCGGGTGTTCTCCCACCCGAACCCGACAGCTGACCTCGCAGGCGCACGGAGAGGCACACCTGTTGTCCCAGAGCACTGTTCGCGCCCGGCACCGGGCCGCACGCCGTCCGTCCACCCCCCTCACCCAGCTCGCCTCCACCGCCACCGCGCAGATGGCCGTCGTCGGCCGTCGCACCGCGGTGGTCGCTGCGTCTTCGGGGCTCGTCGTCTCGGTTCTGGGCGCTGCGCCGGCGATCGCCGAGCCCAACGACGCCTCGGGCCTCGCCTCGGTGGACACCGCGACGCTGACGGGGGCCGCTCGCGCCGCTCTCGACGCCGCCCCCGTGGTGACCGCTCCTGACCAGGCCACCTGGACCCTCGACGTCGACGACGTCACCGCCGTCAAGCCGGCACCGGTCGTCAAGGCCAAGACCACCGCCACCAGCCGCACGGCGACCGCGACCTCGCGCTCCACCGTCCGCGCTGCTGCGACGGTCGCTGCGCCTCCGAGCGTCGCCGGCAGCGCCGTGCTGCAGATCGCGGCTCGTTACGTGGGCGTCCCGTACGTCTACGGCGGCACCACGCCGTCGGGCTTCGACTGCTCCGGCTTCACGCAGTACGTCTACGCGCAGCTCGGCATCAGCCTGCCGCGCACCGCCGAGGCCCAGCGCAGCGCCGGCACGATCGTCTCGCGCGCCGACGCGCAGCCCGGTGACCTGATCTACTCGCCCGGCCACATCGCGATCTACGCGGGCGGCGACATGGAGATCGACGCCCCGCGCCCGGGCGGCTCGGTCCAGTTCCGCTCGATCTGGCAGAGCGCCCCGGTGTTCATCCGGGTGTCCTGACCACCCCCGCCGGCACGCCGGCACTGCTTCACGACGAGGCCCCGACCGACACGGTCGGGGCCTCGTCGCACATTCGGCTGGACCACGACGGTTACCCTGGGTCCGCACCACGCGAGTTGCCTGAAGTCACGGGCCGGCAGCCAGCCGGTCCGACCGCGAAGGTCAGGAGAACGCCGTGCTGACGACCGGACCCCTC from Cellulomonas sp. NTE-D12 encodes:
- a CDS encoding MFS transporter, producing MSATFSSLRFRNYRLWFGGALVANIGTWMQRVAQDWLVLTQLSHDSGVAVGVVTALQFAPILALSAWAGVLADRVDRRKLLMLTQGLMGVLAAGLGALVLSGHAQLWHVYLFALALGAVSAVDAPVRQTFVAELVPPDKLSNAVGLNSASFNAARLIGPGLAGLLIAAVGTGWVFGINAISFAGTIFALVWMHPGELHRMPLAPRAKGQIREGLAYVRHRTDIMLIMVVMSVVSTFGLNFQLTSAMMARTVFHKGAGQYGILGSILAIGSLAGALLAARRERPRVRLVIGAAFAFGVAAGVLALMPTYPSFAIACIPVGLASLTMMTAANATIQMSTDPAVRGRVMSLYMMVFMGATPIGSPVVGWIGQQFGARWSIGIGSITALLVSTGAAIWAARAWRVQVRLRTRGRPYLVVRHLEAPTEAATEVVRTAA
- a CDS encoding DUF4012 domain-containing protein → MQDDQPTAARSPWPRRLLLTGLGVAVVLVLAAGWLALRVYQAGTALAEAQRALPSGAASLSATDVSAVSTALPHVRSDLARARSAASDPVWRVAEHLPWAGAQLNAVRVVTVALDDVVSSAGPVLDRAQGVLAARDTLLSNGRVNLAPFTDVEPELTRAAQVSTAAAARVQAIDTRRLVHRLAGPVGTVQQLLPKLASALDTGSQLAALVPPMLGADGPRTYLVVALNSAELRSAGGIVGAVAAVQVDHGVVRLVDHRSTADFTELAQPVLPLTDAELAIDTDRLGRWVQDSVLTPDFPRSAQLIAAHWAKDVGGTVDGVIATDPIAVSYLLGAVGGVQTSSGTLDQQSAVPSLLRDPYVGGLAAKAADQYFAQAATAIFGAVVSGKGDPGRLVDAMAKAASDGRVRVWSAHPEEEQRLSVRTLGGAFLSGPYADATGVFLDDGTGGKLDYYLRTAVTVENLRCTGPTPTADVRLDLTYSPPADVASWPRETAGRATGFAPGSLVTDLTVYAAQGAALPSLRLGDDAVVSGLAAQQAGRQVQVVSSVLAPGQSATYRVQVPVRHGAVQVWATPTVASGGLVTATCPS
- a CDS encoding metal-dependent transcriptional regulator, coding for MTDLIDTTEMYLKTIYELVEEGIPPLRARIAERLGHSGPTVSQTVARMERDGLVVLSGDRHLELTPQGMARATRVMRKHRLAERLLTDVIGLDWPHVHEEACRWEHVMSEQVERRLAALLEHPRFDPYGNPIPGLDELGERPTGVGFLDDVAPLAGEGVPTAAAQVVVARIAEPLQVDTELLARLSDAGVTPGARVDVERGEGVVTVGVPGSGVVLDLPDDVARHIFVSVS
- a CDS encoding peptidase, with protein sequence MTTHARRGLIVIMALLVGLFVAGPAGASTLPTEPGPSGTPCPTDRPGYAAPGVCQLTAHVNPVCVNDVPLLKYSLEEMGTTLTTATITWVHPGGTDVVLTDQPLNGTLLWPGAVLDNKGTIVDWPGWTQQSDGSWTRGDAFDWARQPVEVRFEVNPSTVATVSYPAVAGACDPVNSAVLAADDVTPTSSVRSAVLAATGSDVAPYAFGGAGLVLLGTLLLVIRAAMHRQARQTRRSTT
- the serC gene encoding phosphoserine transaminase, whose protein sequence is MATAPDLHIPADLLPRDGRFGCGPSKVRPEQVAALAAVGGSLLGTSHRQKPVRALVGRVRAGLTALFDAPDGYEVVLGNGGTNAFWAMATACLVDHRAAHASFGEFGAKFVTSTSRAPFLAEPHVVTAEPGSMVVPEHVDGVDVYAWPHNETSTGAMAPVRRVAGSREQGALVLVDATSGAGALPVDVRQTDVYYFAPQKVFASDGGLWLALVSTAAVERSARIETGDRWIPEFLSFSAAVTNSRLDQTLNTPAVATLVLLAEQLDWMLEQGGLEWAAARSATSAGHLYSWAESRDWASPFVADAAARSTVVGTVDLAEDVQADTVAAVLRAHGIVDTEPYRRLGRNQLRIGMFPAVEPDDVLALTACIDYVVERLV
- a CDS encoding UDP-glucose/GDP-mannose dehydrogenase family protein, with the protein product MRISVIGCGYLGAVHAACMTVLGHEVVGIDVDEAKVEALRAGRAPFFEPGLPELLAQAEATGRLTFSTSMSDASGADVHFICVGTPQMHGEFRADLTYVDTAVTALAPYLRAGDVVAGKSTVPVGTAERVARVLAPSGAVLVWNPEFLREGFAVQDTLHPDRLVYGLPTDDEGVATAAGEKARAALDEVYAKPLADGTPLVVTDLATAQLVKVAANSFLATKISFINAMAELCEATGADVTRLADAIGYDPRIGRKFLNAGLGFGGGCLPKDIRAFMARAGELGVSDALGFLREIDSINMRRRVRVVDLAREVCHGSIVGRTVAVLGAAFKPDSDDVRDSPALSVAAQMQLQGAHVTVTDPQAIENARAKWPDLRFAADPLEAAAEADVVLLATEWAEYRDLDPDELGAVVAHKRILDGRNVLDPARWRAAGWTYRALGRP
- a CDS encoding MarR family transcriptional regulator — its product is MPPAVTAPSLAADLRVALSRANRRVRAERGSAGLSDPQFSVLALLTRNGPMTPGQLADADRVQPPTMTRTVNCLVDLGLVSKGENPADGRQVVVSLTEQGVAEVRETRRRRNAWLAQRLAGLTAEERAVLSRAAELLRGIAEQ
- a CDS encoding NCS2 family permease, whose protein sequence is MASPRTTDEAPTRSEKPLNPLDRFFHITERGSTIGTEIRGGLVTFFTMAYIIVLNPIILGGKDATGQALAAPATIAATTALIAGVMTILMGVWANFPLALATGLGINAVVAFSIAVLPKMAWQDAMGIVVLEGIIITVLVLTGFRQAVFNAVPTWLKTAISVGIGLFIAFIGVVDSGFVRVPPGAATPVELGQFGSLSTWPVLVFVIGLVLMVILLVKKVRGAILISILSTTVLGIVVEAVAKLGFGTDKNPGGWKSTVPSFPKTIVDAPNFSLLGHFSLFGAFSKIGAITAIVLVFSLLLSDFFDTMGTMVAIGAEAGLNDENGNPPKTREILIVDSLAAVAGGMGGVSSNTAYIESASGVGDGARTGLASIVTGIAFLLSTFLAPLVAVIPSEAAAPALVVVGFLMVTQVLDIDWKSFEIAIPAFFTMILMPFTYSITAGIGAGVIMYVILQAVVGKARKIHPLMWLITVLFVLYFIRGPLQTWIG
- a CDS encoding C40 family peptidase, yielding MSQSTVRARHRAARRPSTPLTQLASTATAQMAVVGRRTAVVAASSGLVVSVLGAAPAIAEPNDASGLASVDTATLTGAARAALDAAPVVTAPDQATWTLDVDDVTAVKPAPVVKAKTTATSRTATATSRSTVRAAATVAAPPSVAGSAVLQIAARYVGVPYVYGGTTPSGFDCSGFTQYVYAQLGISLPRTAEAQRSAGTIVSRADAQPGDLIYSPGHIAIYAGGDMEIDAPRPGGSVQFRSIWQSAPVFIRVS
- a CDS encoding CAP domain-containing protein: MAAPPPALRRVRGATTLTIALAVAGALVLVGWVLAHPAGDAALPWTRTPLSQASTDPDAYAAQLRAAVDEQRRHAGMAPLADATCARAAAGQRADLLIGQRLEHAPLDDVRQACPQAVVVRENLSRAAERPVAVVTTWMASTRQRADILDRAITGTAVACTHDGDQMLCVQLLLGGG